From the genome of Nocardia mangyaensis:
GCCAGGATTCGCTGGCATAACCACTAAGCCGAACGGGAACATCGAGCGGTGTTGACCTACAAGTGATTTCAAGTCGTGGTGACCGATGAGTGCGGCTACGGCCGGTTCGGGACGTTGTCCCGTGTTGAGCTGGAGCGGTTCTTCTACCTCGATGACGAAGACCGGAAGTTGATCGCGGGTCGGCGTCGGGACTACAACCAGCGCGAACCTGCGCGGCGCGGACCTGACCGGCGCGAAACTTGGCGACGCGGACCTGACCGGCGCGGACCTGGGCGGCGCGGACCTGAGTGGCGCTTACCACGATGAGAACACTGAGTGGCCGAAGGGGTTTCCAATACCGGCCCACCCTGGAGACTGTGCTGACCTCTGCATCCGCAGCTTGCTCGGGATCCCGGGACGTTGCGCGTGTTCGTAAAACCCGTACGCGCTCACCATCCACCGCGGTCTTACTGCAAGAGCAGGATGGCCGCCGAGACAAAGCCTCGGCGG
Proteins encoded in this window:
- a CDS encoding pentapeptide repeat-containing protein, translated to MRGADLTGAKLGDADLTGADLGGADLSGAYHDENTEWPKGFPIPAHPGDCADLCIRSLLGIPGRCACS